One Myripristis murdjan chromosome 17, fMyrMur1.1, whole genome shotgun sequence DNA segment encodes these proteins:
- the LOC115375114 gene encoding transferrin receptor protein 1, whose translation MDQARSTIFKMLNGEPRSYTRFNLTENMEGDNSQVEMKLSSDMDEEVGGNGVGDHLNHNSERSPYVARKPGRTPKNICFMAATTLLIFIIGYLIGYLVHRKKDLAPSCAASKLDFNDDVPEAFHETRAAPLMDWDKVEKLLAQQLSVSNFDSTFREFASNSHQAGSPGDDALANKVLKRFKEYGIQTWTDEHFIKIQQAPASGFNKVVFKGREERPQGFLSYSATGSRTGAVLYAHYGQESDFRMLQGKSINVNGRVILVRAGKISFAEKVYNAAKLNASAVLIYPDPDDYPIGENTQIYGHVHLGSGDPYTPGFPSFNHTQFPPVQSSGLPSILAQTITANMATNIMRQLGGETLPPEWGGVTKLGNETDLVTVEVNNVLTERKINNIFGVIKGYVDSDRYVILGAQRDSWGPGFARSTVGTSVLVELARSISEMVKHEGFRLRRSIVFASWSAGEYGSVGATEWLEGYLSSLSMKAFSYINLDGVVTGRDSFKVAASPLMYSLIEGALKEVKAPSKPSVTLYDQVSGPHWEKVVLEELQMDDAAYPFLAFSGIPSVSFRFTSNSDYKYFGTLLDTEDKLNSATSSQTPQFAMAAAQFAGHIALRLVHDHLLRLDLQKYNSIIRSQVAEINRRVKTVQRYQPQLLPKALSVQWLISASGSYSRASRALAKDSENSDLEDIEMCRLINDRIMAVERNLLSPYVSPKDSPFRHILMGSGPHTLNALSTHLEALRLSNPEADADLFRNQFALATWTIQGCANSLAGDIWALDNEI comes from the exons ATGGACCAGGCAAGATCAACAATATTCAAAATG TTAAATGGGGAGCCACGCTCCTATACGCGCTTCAACCTGACTGAGAACATGGAAGGTGACAACAGCCAGGTGGAGATGAAGCTGTCGTCAGACATGGATGAAGAGGTTGGCGGCAATGGAGTGGGAGACCACCTCAACCACAACTCGGAGCGCAGCCCTTATGTGGCCCGCAAACCTGGACGCACACCCAAGAACATCTGCTTCATGGCAGCCACCACCCTCCTCATTTTCATCATCG GGTACTTGATTGGCTACCTGGTTCATCGGAAGAAGGACTTGGCTCCCAGCTGTGCAGCCTCCAAACTGGATTTTAATGACGATGTCCCTGAGGCTTTCCATGAGACACGTGCTGCTCCTCTGATGGACTGGGATAAAGTGGAGAAACTTCTAGCTCAACAACTCAGCGTATCCAACTTTGACAGCACCTTTAG AGAGTTTGCCAGTAACAGCCACCAGGCTGGTTCTCCCGGCGATGATGCGCTAGCAAACAAGGTGCTGAAGAGGTTTAAGGAGTATGGCATTCAGACTTGGACTGACGAGCACTTTATTAAGATTCAGCAGGCCCCTGCTTCTGGCTTCAACAAAGTTGTCTTCAAAGGGAGAGAAGAGCGACCTCAGGGCTTCCTGTCTTACAGTGCCACTGGCAGCAGAACG GGTGCTGTCCTGTATGCCCACTATGGGCAGGAAAGTGACTTCAGAATGCTGCAGGGCAAGAGCATCAACGTGAATGGCAGGGTCATCCTGGTCAGAGCTGGCAAGATCAGCTTTGCTGAGAAG GTATACAATGCTGCCAAACTGAATGCCTCTGCTGTGCTGATCTACCCAGACCCTGACGATTACCCCATTGGAGAAAACACCCAGATCTATGGACAT GTTCATCTGGGTTCAGGGGACCCATATACTCCAGGCTTCCCCTCCTTCAACCACACCCAGTTTCCTCCTGTTCAGTCCTCAGGCCTGCCATCAATTTTGGCCCAGACCATCACAGCAAATATGGCTACAAACATCATGAG ACAGCTGGGTGGTGAGACTTTGCCACCGGAGTGGGGAGGCGTCACTAAGCTGGGAAATGAGACAGATCTTGTTACTGTGGAAGTCAACAACGTATTGACCGAGAGGAAGATCAATAACATCTTTGGTGTCATCAAAGGCTATGTGGATTCAG ACCGTTACGTCATTCTTGGTGCACAGAGGGATTCGTGGGGTCCAGGTTTTGCCAGATCGACTGTCGGCACCAGTGTTTTGGTCGAGCTGGCACGCTCCATCTCTGAAATGGTGAAGCACG AGGGATTCAGGCTCAGGAGGAGTATTGTCTTTGCCAGCTGGAGTGCTGGAGAATATGGGAGTGTTGGTGCCACAGAGTGGTTGGAG GgttatctctcctctctgagCATGAAAGCTTTCTCATACATTAACCTGGATGGCGTTGTAACAG GTCGGGATTCATTCAAAGTTGCTGCCAGCCCCTTGATGTACAGTCTGATTGAGGGCGCTCTGAAGGAG GTAAAAGCTCCGAGCAAGCCCAGTGTGACCCTCTATGACCAGGTTTCGGGGCCGCATTGGGAGAAAGTTGT gttggaggagctgcagatGGACGATGCAGCTTACCCTTTCCTCGCCTTCTCAGGCATTCCCTCTGTCTCATTTAGATTCACCTCCAATTCA GATTATAAGTACTTTGGCACACTGCTGGATACCGAAGACAAGCTGAATTCAGCCACATCCAGTCAGACGCCTCAGTTTGCGATGGCAGCAGCCCAGTTTGCAGGTCACATAGCCTTGAGACTTGTCCACGACCACCTGCTGCGTCTGGACCTGCAGAAGTACAACAGCATCATCCGTAGTCAAGTGGCAGAGATCAACCGGAGGGTCAAGACTGTTCAGAGG TATCAGCCGCAGCTGTTGCCCAAGGCCCTGTCAGTGCAGTGGCTGATCTCTGCGTCCGGGTCCTACAGCCGCGCCTCTCGTGCCCTCGCCAAAGACTCCGAAAACAGTGATCTGGAGGACATTGAGATGTGCCGCCTCATCAATGACCGCATCATGGCG GTGGAGAGGAACCTCTTGTCGCCATACGTGTCTCCCAAAGACAGTCCTTTCCGCCACATCCTGATGGGCTCGGGCCCTCACACCCTCAACGCGCTGTCCACACACCTGGAGGCCCTCAGGCTCAGCAACCCCGAGGCCGACGCTGACCTGTTCCGCAACCAGTTTGCCCTGGCCACCTGGACCATTCAGGGCTGTGCCAACTCACTAGCAGGAGATATCTGGGCTTTGGATAACGAGATCTAA